Proteins encoded within one genomic window of Odocoileus virginianus isolate 20LAN1187 ecotype Illinois chromosome 2, Ovbor_1.2, whole genome shotgun sequence:
- the RABGAP1 gene encoding rab GTPase-activating protein 1 isoform X4, with product METERKELLIGGTLGPATSPLIPRENRRLQEANMRLEQENDDLAHELVTSKIALRKDLDNAEEKADALNKELLMTKQKLIDAEEEKRRLEEESAQLKEMCRRELDKAESEIKKNSSIIGDYKQICSQLSERLEKQQTANKVEIEKIRQKVDDCERCREFFNKEGRIKGMGSAKEVVDEDTDEEKETLKNQLREMELELAQTKLQLVEAECKIQDLEHHLGLALNEVQAAKKTWFNRTLSSIKTATGVQGKETC from the exons GAATAGGCGCCTACAAGAAGCTAACATGAGGTTGGAACAGGAAAATGACGACTTAGCCCATGAGCTCGTGACCAGCAAGATCGCACTGCGAAAAGACCTGGATAAC GCTGAGGAAAAGGCAGATGCACTGAATAAGGAGCTGCTTATGACCAAACAGAAGTTGATTGAcgcagaggaagagaaaaggaggctGGAAGAAGAGTCTGCTCAG TTAAAAGAAATGTGCCGTCGGGAGCTCGACAAGGCAGAGTCCgagattaaaaaaaacagctCTATCATTGGCGACTACAAGCAG atTTGTTCTCAGTTGAGTGAAAGATTGGAGAAGCAGCAGACTGCTAATAAAGTGGAGATAGAGAAAATTCGG CAAAAAGTAGATGACTGTGAACGCTGCCGGGAATTTTTCAACAAAGAAGGGCGCATAAAGGGCATGGGCTCAGCTAAGGAAGTTGTGGATGAGGATACAGATGAGGAGAAGGAAACACTCAAGAACCAGCTGAGAGAGATGGAGCTGGAACTGGCACAGACCAAGCTGCAGCTGGTGGAAGCAGAGTGTAAGATCCAG GACTTGGAGCACCATTTAGGCCTTGCCCTCAACGAGGTCCAGGCAGCCAAGAAGACGTGGTTTAACCGAACACTGAGCTCCATAAAGACGGCAACGGGGGTTCAAGGGAAAGAGACTTGCTGA